In Cryptococcus neoformans var. grubii H99 chromosome 9, complete sequence, a genomic segment contains:
- a CDS encoding small subunit ribosomal protein S7e has protein sequence MASINSKILRSANAPQTAPSEIEQQIAQALLDLEANVPELKSELRQLAFSSAKEVDVKGGKKAVVIFVPVPMVKAFHKVQQRLTRELEKKLSDKFIVFLSQRRVLPKQSRSSASAQKQKRPRSRTLTAVHEKILEELVFPSEIVGKRTRVAQDGSKLIRVYLDSKDQNNLEYKLDTFSSVYRNLAGKDVVFEFPVVAQE, from the exons ATGGCCAGCATCAACTCCAAGATCTTGCGCTCCGCCAACGCTCCCCAGACTGCCCCCTCTGAGATCGAGCAGCAGATCGCCCAGGCTCTCCTCGACCTCGAGGCCAACGTCCCCGAGCTCAAGTCTGAGCTCCGACAGCTTGCGTTCTCCTCTGCCAAGGAGGTTGACGTCAAGGGCGGCAAGAAGGCGGTTGTGATCTTTGTGCCTGTGCCCATGGTCAAGGCCTTCCACAAGGTTCAGCAGAG GCTTACCCGAgagctcgagaagaagctctCCGACAAgttcatcgtcttcctttCCCAGCGACGAGTCCTCCCCAAGCAGTCTCGATCCTCCGCCTCTGCccagaagcagaagcgACCCCGATCCCGAACTCTTACCGCCGTCCACGAGAAGATCCTCGAAGAGCTCGTCTTCCCCTCTGAGATCGTTGGCAAGAGGACCAGGGTCGCCCAGGACGGTTCTAAGTTGATCCGAGT CTACCTTGACTCTAAGGACCAGAACAACCTCGAGTACAAGCTCGacaccttctcttctgtcTACCGAAACCTCGCCGGCAAGGACGTCGTTTTCGA GTTCCCCGTCGTCGCTCAGGAGTAG
- a CDS encoding splicing factor 3B subunit 1, translating to MSDEEYPQLQSYTAPQDILDEHAELADEDETPDAFQDKARSKQVAARQSDYHLRRFNRTDGQGEGEDESYEERMRRINLEKEEEKVRRYKEKMEKEEKERGEMQVDDKTPPRELTGGDTPPRKALVGDETPPRAQAGDVTPPRKKRRWDTEPEIKQEVKEEVKEEVKEEEPRKRRSRWDQTPAEAPPEKKRSRWDQTPAQTASSSVLAAPTNLAKPSGIVLVEDKRYRRMTDEELDSLLPGSEEGYVVVPVPDDYHPAPSVRKMVPQQAEAGFMMQDETDAARARAAAGGLQGTTEQTEIDGIGTLQFLKPEDTQYFAKVLGEGGGEENDAEYTVEELKERKIMRLLLKIKNGTPPVRKTALRQITDRAREFGAGPLFDKILPLLMERTLEDQERHLLVKVIDRVLYKLDDLVRPYVHKILVVIEPLLIDEDYYARVEGREIISNLAKAAGLAHMISTMRPDIDHVDEYVRNTTARAFSVVASALGIPALLPFLRAVCRSKKSWQARHTGIRIIQQIAIMSGCAVLPHLRNLVDAIADGLKDEQQKVRTMTALALAGLAEAAAPYGIESFDNVLKPLWLGIRQHRGKTLAAFLKAIGYIIPLMDPEYAGYYVRECMPILIREFQTSDEEMRRIVLQVIKQCASTEGVTPSYIKEEVLPEFFKAFWVRRMALDKRNYKQLVETTVELANKAGVAEIVGRTVNDLKDESEPFRKMVMETITKVVSNIGAADIDERLEVLLIDGIIYSFQEQTFEDTVMLDGFATVVASLGPRVKPYLPQIVSMILWRLTNKSAKVRMLAADLTTKLAPIIKSCKEDVLLSKLGVVIFEQLGEEYPDALGSLIAAEGAIANVVGMTEMNPPVKDLLPRMTPILRNRHEKVQEATINLIGRIADRGAEYVPAKEWMRICFELLDLLKAHKRAIRRAAVNSFGYIAKAIGPQDVLSVLLTNLKVQERQSRVCSTVAIAIVAETCGPFTCIPAILNEYRTPELNVRNGCLKALAFVFEYVGEMSKDYIHSVVGLLEDALTDRDHVHRQTACAIVKHLAIGVAGLGYEEALTHLLNLVWPNIFETSPHVIGGVMDAIEAMRLGIGSGVVLSYVLQGLFHPARRVREVYWRMYNTLILGSSDAMVPFYPALGSESDLASGQDYTRHQLMMWI from the exons ATGTCTGACGAAGAGTACCCACAGCTCCAGTCGTACACGGCTCCACAGGACATTCTCGACGAGCATGCCGAACTCgcggacgaggatgagacTCCGGATGCCTTCCAGGATAAGGCAAGGTCGAAGCAAGTAGCTGCTAGACAAAGCGACTACCACTTGCGTAGGTTCAACAGGACAGACGGCCAGGGTGAaggtgaggatgaaagcTATGAGGAACGTATGAGGCGAATCAatttggagaaggaggaggagaaggttaGAAGAtacaaggaaaagatggagaaggaggagaaggagagaggagagatgCAGGTGGACGACAAAACTCCGCCGAGAGAGCTCACAGGTGGCGATACCCCACCACGCAAGGCTCTTGTTGGGGATGAGACACCCCCTAGAGCCCAGGCTGGTGACGTTACTCCCCCCCGCAAGAAGCGAAGATGGGATACTGAGCCTGAAATTAAGCAAGAagtcaaggaagaggtcaaggaggaggtcaaggaagaagaacccAGAAAACGTCGTTCTCGATGGGATCAGACTCCGGCTGAAGCACCGCCCGAGAAAAAGCGTTCCCGATGGGATCAAACTCCTGCGCAGACTGCATCTTCCAGTGTCCTCGCTGCTCCCACCAATCTCGCCAAACCATCCGGTATCGTCCTGGTCGAAGACAAGCGATACCGGCGCATGActgatgaagagcttgacTCATTGCTTCCTGGATCTGAAGAAGGTTATGTTGTGGTGCCTGTACCGGACGACTACCACCCCGCCCCTTCAGTTCGCAAGATGGTTCCCCAGCAGGCTGAAGCTGGATTCATGATGCAGGACGAAACAGATGCCGCACGAGCTCGAGCAGCAGCTGGTGGCTTACAGGGTACAACTGAGCAAACAGAGATTGATGGAATTGGAACTCTTCAATTCCTCAAACCTGAAGATACCCAGTACTTTGCCAAGGTACTCGGAGAAGGCGGTGGTGAAGAAAACGACGCAGAATACACTGTCGAAGAGCTCAAAGAACGCAAAATCATGCGACTTTTGCTCAAAATCAAGAACGGTACCCCTCCTGTCCGTAAAACCGCTTTGCGTCAAATCACCGATCGTGCGCGAGAGTTCGGTGCGGGTCCATTATTCGACAAaatcctccctcttcttaTGGAGCGTACGCTCGAAGACCAGGAACGGCATTTGCTTGTCAAGGTCATCGACCGTGTTCTCTACAAGCTTGATGATCTTGTTCGTCCATATGTCCACAAGATCCTTGTCGTCATAGAGCCTCTTCTTATCGATGAGGATTACTACGCTCGAGTCGAAGGTCGAGAAATCATTTCCAACCTCGCCAAAGCAGCCGGTCTTGCCCACATGATCTCCACCATGCGTCCCGATATCGACCACGTCGATGAGTACGTCCGTAACACCACTGCCAGAGCCTTTTCGGTTGTAGCCTCCGCTCTCGGTATccctgctcttcttcctttccttcgtgCTGTCTGTCGATCAAAAAAATCATGGCAGGCGAGGCATACCGGTATCCGTATTATCCAACAAATCGCCATTATGTCAGGCTGCGCAgtccttccccatcttcgTAACCTTGTCGACGCCATTGCCGATGGTTTGAAAGATGAGCAACAAAAGGTTCGAACTATGACCGCTCTGGCCCTTGCTGGTCTTGCCGAAGCTGCCGCGCCTTACGGTATCGAGTCTTTCGATAACGTTCTCAAACCCTTGTGGCTCGGTATCAGACAGCACCGAGGTAAGACCCTCGCCGCTTTCCTCAAAGCCATCGGTTACATTATCCCGCTTATGGACCCCGAGTACGCCGGATACTACGTGCGAGAGTGTATGCCTATTTTGATCCGAGAATTCCAAACttctgatgaagaaatgagAAGGATTGTCTTGCAAGTCATCAAGCAGTGTGCCTCCACCGAGGGTGTTACTCCTTCATAtatcaaagaagaggttcTCCCCGAGTTCTTTAAGGCCTTTTGGGTCAGGCGTATGGCGTTAGACAAGAGGAATTACAAACAGCTTGTAGAGACCACTGTCGAGCTGGCCAACAAGGCTGGTGTCGCAGAGATCGTCGGTAGGACAGTCAATGATTTGAAGGACGAAAGTGAACCTTTCCGAAAGATGGTTATGGAGACCATTACCAAGGTGGTTTCCAACATTGGTGCTGCCGATATCGACGAACGTCTCGAAGTCTTGTTAATTGATGGTATTATCTACTCCTTCCAGGAGCAGACTTTTGAAGACACTGTCATGCTTGACGGTTTTGCAACCGTTGTCGCCTCTCTCGGTCCTCGTGTCAAGCCTTATCTTCCACAAATCGTTTCCATGATCCTTTGGAGATTGACTAACAAATCCGCCAAGGTACGAATGTTGGCAGCTGATTTGACTACTAAGCTGGCACCGATTATCAAGAGCTGTAAGGAGGATGTACTGCTGAGCAAGTTAGGTGTTGTTATCTTTGAGCAGTTGGGTGAAGAGTATCCCGACGCTTTGGGAAG CCTTATTGCCGCTGAGGGAGCTATCGCGAATGTCGTTGGTATGACAGAGATGAACCCACCCGTCAAGGATCTTC TCCCGCGAATGACCCCCATTCTTCGAAATCGACACGAAAAGGTTCAAGAAGCAACCATCAACTTGATCGGTCGTATTGCCGATCGAGGTGCCGAATACGTCCCTGCTAAGGAATGGATGCGAATCTGTTTCGAGCTTCTTGACCTGCTCAAGGCCCACAAGCGAGCGATTCGACGAGCGGCTGTCAACTCTTTCGGTTATATCGCAAAGGCTATTGGTCCTCAGGATGTGTTGAGTGTTCTCTTGACAAACTTGAAGGTACAGGAGCGACAGAGTAGGGTTTGTAGTACCGTCGCTATCG CCATTGTCGCCGAAACCTGTGGTCCTTTCACTTGTATCCCCGCTATTCTTAATGAATACCGAACTCCCGAACTTAACGTTCGAAATGGTTGTCTCAAGGCCCTTGCCTTCGTATTCGAATACGTCGGGGAAATGTCCAAAGATTATATCCACTCAGTCGTCGGCTTGCTCGAAGATGCTCTCACTGACCGAGATCACGTCCACCGACAAACGGCTTGTGCCATTGTCAAGCATCTAGCTATTGGTGTCGCCGGCTTGGGTTACGAAGAGGCACTCACACATTTGTTGAACCTTGTTTGGCCAAACATCTTTGAAACGAGTCCTCACGTTATTGGTGGTGTGATGGATGCTATCGAAGCGATGAGACTTGGTATTGGATCTGGTGTCGTGTTGAGTTATGTGTTGCAAGGGTTGTTCCACCCTGCCAGGCGAGTAAGGGAAGTTTACTGGAGGATGTACA ACACTCTGATCCTTGGATCATCGGATGCGATGGTGCCTTTCTACCCTGCTCTGGGTTCAGAGTCCGATTTGGCATCTGGTCAGGATTACACAAGGCATCAGCTCATGATGTGGATTTAG
- a CDS encoding polyadenylate-binding protein, cytoplasmic and nuclear: MSVETATSPAPAAETPAAPAPAPATQTTPAEGAPTPAAAAPGGNAVSASLYVGELDPSVTEAMLFEIFNMIGPVASIRVCRDAVTRRSLGYAYVNYLNAADGERALEHLNYSLIKGQSCRIMWSQRDPALRKTGQGNIFIKNLDQSIDNKALHDTFAAFGDILSCKVGTDENGKSRGFAFVHYSTGEAADAAIKAVNGMLLNDKKVYVGHHVGKKERLSKVEELRAQFTNVYIKNVDLEVTDAEFEDLVKPFGPTISVALSRDEKGVSKGFGFVNYEHHESARKAVDELNEKEVNGKKLYAGRAQTKSEREAELKKSHEEKRLENEAKSAGVNLYIKNLDDEWDDDRLRAEFEAFGTITSSKVMRDDSGVSRGFGFVCYSSPDEATKAVSEMNGKMIGTKPLYVALAQRKDVRRQALESQIAQRAQQRMQYGTGFPGMQGYMGQPMYGYPPMPGYGQPMPGMPPVRGPMMGYPGAPQNMMQSRPRFNPNGQPLPGGVPAYGMPPQVPYPGAPGYPVRPGGARIPAAPNANGPRNGGPSPVGAPQGLPAGSMPRGGQMPARPHEQAAPAPQAGRLDAQSLARAAPAEQKQMLGEALYPLIHETQPELAGKITGMLLEMDNAELLHLVESQPALQEKVDEALRVLAEWGKDEKPAAAEGAEEPKKEEEETKE, translated from the exons ATGTCCGTCGAAACCGCTACATcccctgctcctgctgctGAGACTCCCGCggctcctgctcctgctcccgCCACCCAGACCACCCCCGCCGAGGGTGCTCCTACTCCTGCTGCCGCTGCCCCCGGCGGCAACGCCGTGTCCGCCTCTCTCTATGTTGGCGAGCTCGACCCCAGCGTCACCGAGGCTATGCTCTTCGAGATCTTCAACATGATCGGGCCTGTTGCTTC CATCCGTGTTTGCCGTGACGCCGTCACTCGACGATCTCTCGGTTACGCCTACGTCAACTACCTCAACGCCGCCGACGGTGAGAGGGCCCTCGAGCACCTCAACTACTCCCTCATCAAGGGTCAGTCATGCCGAATTATGTGGTCTCAGCGTGACCCCGCCTTGAGGAAGACTGGTCAGGgaaacatcttcatcaagaACCTCGACCAGAGCATTGACAACAAGGCTCTCCACGACACTTTTGCCGCTTTCGGTGACATTCTTTCTTGCAAAGTCGGTACCGACGAGAATGGCAAGAGCCGAGGCTTCGC CTTTGTCCATTACTCTACCGGTGAGGCCGCCGACGCTGCCATTAAGGCCGTCAACGGTATGCTTTTGAACGACAAGAAGGTCTACGTCGGTCACCACGTCGGCAAGAAGGAGCGTCTCTCCAAGGTCGAGGAGTTGCGTGCCCAGTTCACCAACGTCTACATCAAGAACGTTGACCTCGAGGTCACTGACGCTGAGTTCGAGGACTTGGTCAAGCCTTTCGGCCCCACCATCTCTGTTGCCCTTTCCAGGGACGAGAAGGGTGTCTCCAAGGGTTTCGGTTTCGTCAACTACGAGCACCACGAGTCCGCAAGGAAGGCTGTTGACGAGCTCAACGAGAAGGAGGTTAACGGCAAGAAACTCTACGCCGGTAGGGCCCAGACCAAGTCTGAGCGTGAAGCTGAGCTCAAGAAGAGCcacgaggagaagaggctcGAGAACGAGGCCAAGAGCGCCGGTGTCAACCTTTACATCAAGAACCTTGATG ATGAGTGGGATGACGACCGTCTCCGTGCCGAGTTCGAGGCTTTCGGTACCATCACTTCCTCCAAGGTTATGAGGGACGACAGTGGTGTCTCTAGGGGCTTTGGTTTCGTCTGCTACTCTTCCCCCGACGAGGCCACCAAGGCTGTCTCTGAGATGAACGGCAAGATGATCGGCACTAAGCCCCTCTACGTCGCTCTTGCTCAGCGAAAGGACGTTCGTCGACAGGCTCTCGAGTCTCAGATTGCCCAGCGAGCTCAGCAAAGAATGCAGTACGGTACTGGTTTCCCCGGCATGCAGGGTTACATGGGTCAGCCTATGTACGGTTACCCTCCCATGCCCGGATACGGCCAGCCCATGCCTGGTATGCCCCCTGTCCGTGGCCCTATGATGGGTTACCCCGGTGCTCCCCAAAACATGATGCAGTCCCGACCCCGATTCAACCCCAACGGCCAGCCCTTGCCCGGTGGTGTTCCCGCCTACGGCATGCCTCCTCAAGTTCCTTACCCTGGTGCTCCTGGCTATCCCGTCCGACCCGGTGGTGCCCGAATCCCTGCTGCGCCCAACGCCAACGGTCCCCGTAACGGCGGCCCCAGCCCTGTCGGTGCTCCCCAAGGTCTTCCTGCCGGTTCCATGCCTCGAGGTGGCCAGATGCCCGCTCGTCCCCACGAGCAGGCTGCCCCCGCTCCCCAAGCTGGCCGACTCGATGCCCAGTCTTTGGCCAGGGCTGCTCCTGCTgagcagaagcagatgCTCGGTGAGGCTCTTTACCCCTTGATCCACGAGACCCAGCCCGAGCTCGCCGGTAAGATCACTGGTATGCTTCTCGAG